In a genomic window of Myxococcaceae bacterium JPH2:
- a CDS encoding energy transducer TonB, which produces MTRSLALAMAVFLSPALALGQGAPAKHKTAQKAPANKQPEALDVSALPFTPDSIQQVMLHHKVRIQECYEDHLVEKGKKVEGKLMTSFTITPEGLVKDAKVVKKASTLKDAGLNDCVVAVLMSMSFPKPTDGRDHPIEYPFNLKAIE; this is translated from the coding sequence ATGACGCGCTCGCTCGCCCTCGCGATGGCGGTGTTCCTGAGCCCGGCGCTGGCGCTGGGGCAGGGTGCGCCCGCGAAGCACAAGACGGCCCAGAAGGCTCCGGCCAACAAGCAGCCGGAGGCGCTGGATGTCAGCGCGCTGCCCTTCACGCCGGACTCCATCCAGCAGGTCATGCTCCACCACAAGGTCCGCATCCAGGAGTGCTACGAGGACCACCTGGTGGAGAAGGGCAAGAAGGTGGAGGGCAAGCTGATGACGTCCTTCACCATCACGCCCGAGGGGCTGGTGAAGGACGCCAAGGTCGTGAAGAAGGCGAGCACGCTGAAGGACGCGGGGCTCAACGACTGCGTGGTGGCGGTGCTGATGTCCATGAGCTTCCCCAAGCCCACGGACGGACGCGATCACCCCATCGAGTACCCGTTCAACCTCAAGGCCATCGAGTAG
- a CDS encoding acyl-CoA dehydrogenase: MNFELTDIQREIQRLCREFAAKELIPNARKWDEQHAWPTDAVKKLAELSLLGVAVPEKHGGAGLDNVCYAIAMEEISRGCASTGVIMSVNNSLYCDPVSKFGTEEQKEQFLKPFASGEKLGCFGLTEPEAGSDAAAQKTVAVRRGDEYVINGSKNWITNGPKADAIVLFTMTNKEAGNKGITAFLVPTNTPGFIRAEPDKKMGISAAWSCSMFFEDMRVPAKNILGKEGEGFKVAMSTLDGGRIGIASQALGIARAALEEAVRYSGERKSFGKPIREHQAIQFMIADMATEIDAARLLVWNAALLKDKGVRHSQESAMAKLYASEMASRVANKALQVHGGMGYSKEMDAERHVRDARITEIYEGTSEIQRIVISANLLKD; the protein is encoded by the coding sequence ATGAACTTCGAGCTGACCGACATCCAGCGCGAGATCCAGCGTCTGTGCCGCGAGTTCGCCGCCAAGGAACTCATCCCCAACGCTCGCAAGTGGGACGAGCAGCACGCGTGGCCCACGGACGCGGTGAAGAAGCTGGCCGAGCTGTCGCTGTTGGGCGTCGCGGTCCCCGAGAAGCACGGCGGCGCGGGCCTGGACAACGTCTGCTACGCCATCGCCATGGAGGAGATCAGCCGCGGCTGCGCCTCCACCGGCGTCATCATGAGCGTGAACAACTCGCTCTACTGCGATCCGGTGAGCAAGTTCGGCACCGAGGAGCAGAAGGAGCAGTTCCTCAAGCCCTTCGCCAGCGGCGAGAAGCTGGGCTGCTTCGGCCTCACGGAGCCCGAGGCGGGCAGCGACGCGGCGGCCCAGAAGACGGTGGCGGTGCGCCGGGGTGACGAGTACGTCATCAACGGCTCGAAGAACTGGATCACCAACGGCCCGAAGGCGGACGCCATCGTCCTCTTCACCATGACGAACAAGGAGGCGGGCAACAAGGGCATCACCGCGTTCCTCGTCCCCACCAACACGCCGGGCTTCATCCGCGCCGAGCCCGACAAGAAGATGGGCATCAGCGCCGCGTGGTCCTGCTCCATGTTCTTCGAGGACATGCGCGTGCCAGCCAAGAACATCCTGGGCAAGGAGGGCGAGGGCTTCAAGGTCGCCATGTCCACCCTGGACGGTGGCCGCATCGGCATCGCGTCCCAGGCGCTGGGCATCGCGCGCGCGGCGCTGGAGGAGGCGGTCCGCTACTCGGGGGAGCGCAAGTCCTTCGGCAAGCCCATCCGCGAGCACCAGGCCATCCAGTTCATGATCGCCGACATGGCCACGGAGATCGACGCGGCCCGCCTGCTGGTGTGGAACGCGGCGCTCCTCAAGGACAAGGGCGTGCGCCACAGCCAGGAGAGCGCCATGGCCAAGCTGTACGCCAGCGAGATGGCCAGCCGCGTGGCGAACAAGGCCCTCCAGGTGCACGGCGGCATGGGCTACAGCAAGGAGATGGACGCCGAGCGCCACGTGCGCGACGCGCGCATCACCGAGATCTACGAGGGCACGAGCGAGATCCAGCGCATCGTCATCTCGGCCAACCTCCTCAAGGACTAG
- a CDS encoding enoyl-CoA hydratase/isomerase family protein: MAYENIRLEKDGGIAVLTIDRPKALNALNSKTFHEMDAALKSLGDDTRALIVTGGGDKAFVAGADIAEMVTITAAQAREFSALGHHVFQTLESLPIVTIAAVNGFALGGGCELAMACDLIYASEKAKLGLPEVTLGVIPGFGGTQRLTRLVGRSRAKELLFTADRIDAARAKEIGLVLDVLPADKLMEHCRAVAGKILKNGPLAVSQAKRVVEFGADQDLRAANELERQGFAVLFGSEDQREGMKAFLEKRPAQFTGK, from the coding sequence ATGGCCTACGAGAACATCCGGCTGGAGAAGGACGGCGGCATCGCGGTCCTCACGATTGACCGGCCCAAGGCGCTCAACGCCCTCAACAGCAAGACCTTCCACGAGATGGACGCCGCCCTGAAGTCCTTGGGCGACGACACCCGCGCGCTCATCGTCACCGGCGGCGGCGACAAGGCCTTCGTGGCGGGCGCGGACATCGCGGAGATGGTCACCATCACCGCGGCCCAGGCGCGCGAGTTCTCCGCGCTGGGGCACCACGTCTTCCAGACGCTGGAGTCGCTGCCCATCGTCACCATCGCGGCCGTGAACGGCTTCGCGCTGGGCGGCGGCTGCGAGCTGGCCATGGCGTGCGACCTCATCTACGCCTCGGAGAAGGCGAAGCTGGGGCTGCCCGAGGTCACCCTGGGCGTCATCCCGGGCTTCGGCGGCACCCAGCGGCTCACGCGCCTGGTGGGTCGCTCGCGGGCCAAGGAGCTGCTCTTCACCGCGGACCGCATCGACGCGGCCCGGGCCAAGGAGATCGGCCTGGTGCTGGACGTGCTGCCGGCGGACAAGCTCATGGAGCACTGCCGCGCCGTGGCCGGGAAGATTCTCAAGAACGGCCCCCTGGCCGTGTCCCAGGCCAAGCGGGTGGTGGAGTTCGGCGCGGACCAGGACCTGCGCGCGGCGAACGAGCTGGAGCGCCAGGGGTTCGCGGTGCTCTTCGGCTCGGAAGACCAGCGCGAGGGCATGAAGGCCTTCCTGGAGAAGCGCCCGGCCCAGTTCACCGGGAAGTGA